The Anas acuta chromosome 7, bAnaAcu1.1, whole genome shotgun sequence genome has a window encoding:
- the CALHM1 gene encoding calcium homeostasis modulator protein 1 — protein MDKFRMIFQFLQSNQESFMNGICGIMALASAQLYSAFDFNCPCLPRYNLAYGLGVLLVPPLILFLLGFVLNNNVSMLAEEWRRPRGRRGKDGAVLRYMFCSMAQRAMIAPAVWVSVTLLDGKCITCAFCTSLPVGALGNASHPGLSLEEMKRVLARIPCKEIYDGQELIANEVAVRYLRCISQALGWCFMLLMTTLAFLVRSLRPCFTQAAFLKSRYWSHYIDIERKLFDETCTEHARSFAKVCIQQFFQGMSTDMETAHCHLPKKKPTDDGEASEKLLGITDQGTMNTALKSWHRCKPPLHLHPDAPSRGNGWAGEGQPPLQPPPEPPAPRKEMAAYYSRV, from the exons ATGGACAAGTTTCGGATGATCTTCCAGTTCCTCCAGTCCAACCAGGAGTCCTTCATGAACGGCATCTGTGGGATCATGGCCCTCGCCAGCGCCCAGCTGTACTCAGCCTTCGATTTCAACTGCCCCTGCCTGCCGCGCTACAACCTGGCCTACGGGCTGGGCGTCCTCCTGGTGCCCCCCCTCATCCTGTTCCTGCTGGGCTTCGTGCTGAACAACAACGTGTCCATGCTGGCGGAGGAGTggaggcggccccggggccggcgggggAAGGACGGGGCCGTGCTGCGCTACATGTTCTGCTCCATGGCGCAGCGAGCCATGATCGCCCCGGCCGTCTGGGTGTCGGTGACGCTGCTGGATGGGAAGTGCATCACGTGCGCCTTCTGCACCTCGCTGCCCGTGGGGGCCCTGGGCAACGCCAGCCACCCCGGGCTCTCCCTGGAGGAGATGAAGAGGGTCTTGGCCCGCATCCCCTGCAAGGAGATTTACGATGGGCAGGAGCTCATCGCCAATGAAGTGGCCGTCAGGTACCTGCGGTGCATCTCGCAG gccctgggctggtgCTTCATGCTGCTGATGACCACGCTGGCTTTCTTGGTCAGATCCCTCCGGCCCTGCTTCACCCAAGCTGCCTTCCTGAAGAGCAGGTACTGGTCCCACTACATCGACATCGAGCGCAAGCTGTTTGACGAGACCTGCACCGAGCACGCCAGGAGCTTTGCCAAGGTCTGCATCCAGCAGTTCTTCCAGGGCATGAGCACGGACATGGAGACTGCTCACTGCCACCtgcccaaaaaaaaacccacggATGATGGGGAAGCTTCCGAGAAGCTCTTGGGCATCACTGACCAGGGTACCATGAACACGGCCCTGAAAAGCTGGCACAGGTGTAAGCCCCCGTTGCACCTCCACCCAGATGCCCCATCCCGTGGCAatggctgggctggggaagggcagccccccctgcagccccccccagagcccccagcacctcgGAAGGAAATGGCTGCCTACTACAGCCGCGTGTGA
- the CALHM2 gene encoding calcium homeostasis modulator protein 2, with the protein MAALVAENFRFLSLFFKSKDVMIFNGLVALGTVGSEELFSVVAFNCPCSPARNYIYGLAAIGVPALALFLIGVIWNNHTWNLVAECHKRGTKNFSTAATFLLFGSIMGRAAVAPVTWSVISLLRGEAYICALSEFVKPSSLDKFPAEYGAEMLARFPCKDIPSNLTKFRDEVTRRLRYESQLFGWLLIGIVAVLVFLTKCLKHCCSPLSYRQEAYWSQYRANEDKLFRRTAEVHSRILAANNVKHFFGFVALDKEEKELVQEFPVEGVQPSPQWNAITGVYIYRENKGFPLYSRLHKWAKGVEGNGPTPEGHEMLFLAS; encoded by the exons ATGGCCGCCCTCGTCGCCGAAAACTTCCGCTTCCTCTCCTTGTTCTTCAAGAGCAAAGATGTGATGATCTTCAACGGCCTGGTGGCCCTGGGCACAGTGGGTAGCGAGGAGCTCTTCTCCGTCGTTGCCTTCAactgtccctgctccccagcccgtAACTACATCTACGGGCTGGCTGCCATCGGTGTCCCAGCTCTGGCCCTCTTCCTCATCGGCGTCATCTGGAACAACCACACCTGGAACCTAGTGGCTGAGTGCCACAAGCGTGGCACCAAGAATTTCTCCACTGCCGCCACTTTCCTCCTCTTTGGCTCCATCATGGGCCGGGCGGCTGTGGCACCCGTCACCTGGTCGGTCATCTCGCTGCTGCGGGGGGAGGCTTACATCTGTGCCCTCAGCGAGTTTGTCAAGCCATCCTCCCTGGACAAGTTCCCGGCTGAGTACGGAGCTGAGATGCTGGCAAGGTTCCCCTGTAAAGACATACCATCGAACCTCACCAAGTTCAGGGATGAGGTGACACGGAGGCTGAGATACGAGTCCCAG CTCTTTGGCTGGCTGCTCATCGGGATCGTCGCAGTCCTGGTTTTCCTCACCAAGTGCCTGAAACACTGCTGTTCGCCACTGAGCTACCGGCAGGAGGCCTACTGGTCCCAGTACCGCGCCAACGAGGACAAGCTCTTTCGCCGCACAGCTGAGGTCCACTCCAGGATCCTGGCAGCCAACAACGTGAAgcatttctttggttttgtggCGTTGgacaaggaggagaaggagtTGGTGCAGGAGTTCCCGGTGGAAGGTGTCCAGCCAAGCCCCCAGTGGAACGCCATCACGGGTGTCTACATCTACCGGGAGAACAAGGGCTTCCCCCTCTACAGCCGGCTCCACAAATGGGCCAAAGGTGTGGAAGGGAATGGGCCAACGCCAGAGGGCCATGAAATGCTCTTTTTGGCTTCTTAA